The Streptomyces camelliae genome window below encodes:
- a CDS encoding LacI family DNA-binding transcriptional regulator — MAQSSQKINMADVARAAGVSMATASRALNNESGVAEATRRRVLAVAEELSYVVSPEASRLAGGDTGRVAVVVPHISRWFFAALLEGLESVLRAADLDVLLYHVGGIEDRHDFFHRLPARRKVDAVVVLAFPVGEEEQRRLELMGVTVIAAGGQHAPYPNVSIDDETAGRQAMDHLLFLGHRRIAMIAAVDPDQPGELQPSARSHAYYAALRDAGIPLDERLVVTVDWGGDQGADAMAKLLSQPEPPTAVYAHSDEVALGAIRTLRRAGLRIPDDMSVIGIDDHPVAELTDLTTVRQPVREQGELAGHMLLKILRGEDTDHDVVVPTQLVIRGSTAPPRSA; from the coding sequence ATGGCGCAGAGCTCCCAGAAGATCAACATGGCGGACGTGGCCCGTGCGGCCGGTGTCTCGATGGCCACCGCCTCGCGCGCGCTCAACAACGAGAGCGGTGTCGCCGAGGCCACCCGCCGCCGTGTCCTCGCGGTCGCCGAGGAGCTCTCCTACGTCGTCTCCCCCGAGGCGTCCCGCTTGGCCGGCGGCGACACCGGGCGGGTCGCGGTGGTCGTGCCGCACATCTCCCGCTGGTTCTTCGCGGCGCTGCTGGAGGGGCTGGAGTCGGTGCTGCGGGCCGCGGACCTGGACGTACTCCTGTACCACGTGGGCGGCATCGAGGACCGCCACGACTTCTTCCACCGCCTGCCGGCCCGCCGCAAGGTCGACGCCGTGGTCGTCCTGGCCTTCCCGGTCGGCGAGGAGGAACAGCGGCGGCTGGAACTGATGGGCGTCACGGTCATCGCGGCCGGCGGCCAGCACGCGCCGTATCCGAACGTCTCCATCGACGACGAGACCGCCGGCCGCCAGGCCATGGACCACCTGCTCTTCCTGGGCCACCGACGCATCGCCATGATCGCCGCCGTCGACCCCGACCAGCCCGGCGAACTGCAACCCTCCGCCCGCTCCCACGCCTACTACGCCGCCCTGCGCGACGCGGGCATCCCCCTCGACGAACGACTCGTCGTCACCGTCGACTGGGGCGGCGACCAAGGTGCCGACGCCATGGCCAAGCTCCTCAGCCAGCCGGAGCCGCCCACCGCGGTCTACGCCCATTCCGACGAAGTCGCTCTCGGCGCGATCCGTACGCTGCGCCGGGCCGGCCTGCGCATCCCGGACGACATGTCCGTCATCGGCATCGACGACCACCCGGTCGCCGAGCTGACCGACCTGACGACGGTGCGGCAGCCGGTGCGGGAGCAGGGCGAACTGGCCGGACACATGCTCCTGAAGATCCTGCGAGGCGAAGACACCGACCATGACGTCGTCGTGCCGACCCAGCTTGTCATCCGCGGAAGTACGGCACCGCCGCGCTCCGCGTGA